AGCGGGTCGGCGGCTATTCGCAGAGCCAAAATTTTCTCGTGGGACCGCCGATCATTCTCCCCTTGTTGATCACGGCGATATCCGCTCTGGGGCTGCTTGCCCTGTACTGGGGGTGACTTGCGATGGCCAAGCACAGTCATTACCCCACCTATGATGTCTGGGAAGAGAACAGGGAGTGGGACGCCCACACCCGCAAAATCGTCGGCCAGAGAAAGACGCCTCAAGTGGCCTGCAAGTTTTTGACCAAGCAAGAAGCTCTGCTCGTCCAGGCGGTTGCCAGTGTGCTCATCGACGATCACCGGCTGGAGGTGCTGACTTATATTACCCAGCATATCGATGATTCCCTCGCCAGCCCGATCGGCGAGTCGCAGCGAAAGGTAGGGACGCCGCCGAAAAAGGAATTGTACCGGCTGGGACTTGCCGGGATCGACGGCGAGAGTCATTTTCTCTTCCGCACCGATTTTGTCGCCTTGAAGCGGGAAGAACAGCAGGCCGTCATGGACGCCATCGCCACGAACAAGGCCAATCAGGCTACGGTCTGGTCACAGGTCGCGCCCAAGGATTTTTTTAAAAAGCTGCTGGGCGACGTGGTGGGGGCCTATTATTCTCATCCTCTGGTCTGGTCGGATATCGGATATGGCGGGCCTGCTTATCCGCGGGGCTGGGTCCGTGTGGAAAAAGGATTAGTTGATCCCTGGGAGGCGAAAAAGGATGGAAAGTCATGACCGGGTGACGCATCACAGCGATCATTACGACGGCTACCGGTCCAAGCAGCTGGACAAGCGCAAGTACGCGGATGGCGCGGATGTCTGCATCGTCGGAGCGGGAGCAGCGGGAAGCGTCCTCGCCTACGAGCTGTCCCAGGCAGGGCTGAAAGTCGTCGTCATCGAAGCGGGACCGTATTGGAACCCGCAGACAGATTTTGCCAGCGACGAGCTTGCGATGAAAAACCTGGGCTGGCAGGAGACGAGGCTGGTGGAAGGACAAAATCCGCTGCGGCTGGGCCACAATAACTCCGGACGCGGCGTCGGGGGCGGCACTGTCCACTTTACCGGCGTCTTTTTACGATTCCATGAAAGCGATTTTATGACCAAAACCGTCGATGGGGTGGGAGAGGACTGGCCCATCCGCTATCAGGATCTGGCTCCCTACTACGACAAGATCGAACGGGACATTGCCGTTTCCGGACCCGATCATTTTCCCTGGGGGGCTTTTCGCGGCCCTTACCCTTACCCGGTGCGCGAGCCGATCAGCGCCAATTCCCAGCTCTTTCGGGAGGCTTGCGCCAAGCTGGGGATGGAAAGTGTGGTCGCGCCGCTGGCGATCCTGTCCGCCCCGTTTGATGGCCGGCCGCCCTGCATCAACCGCGGCTTTTGCAATCAGGGATGCATGCCGAATGCCAAGTACAGCGGATTGATCCATCATATCCCCAAGGCGATCCAGGCGGGAGCCGAGGTGCTCTCGGATTGCATGGTCACACAGGTATTGACGGACGGCTCCAAGGTGACAGGCGTGGTCTTTCAGCATCAGGGCCAATCCTACAAGCAGACGGCACGGGTGTACATCCTGGCCGGTTTTGTGGTGGAGACGCCGCGACTTCTGCTCCATTCCGCCACGCCTCATTTTCCTGATGGCTTGGCCAATTCCAGCGGCTGGGTAGGGAAGGCGATCATGCCGCATTCCAGCCAGGATGTGTACGGCATTTTGCCGGAGGAGGTCAGACTTTACAAAGGAACCCCTGTGTTGGCGCTGTCCCAGCATTTTTACGAGACGGACAGAGACCGGGGATTTGCCAGGGGCTACACCTTAAACGCGCACGGCTCCCGGCCCGTCGCCATGGCGGGTTCAATCGCCCACCAGAGGCAGGACGGCACCTTTCTGTGGGGCAGAGCGCTGCGGGAGAACATGCTCGATTACAACTACTACGCGCGGATCACGCTGGTGGGAGAAGTGCTGCCCCATCCGGATAACCGGGTGACGCTGAGCGATGAGAAGGACGAGTACGGGATGCCCGTCCCCAAGGTTACCTTCAGCTACGGAGAAAATGACAAAAAACTGATCAACCACGCGATCGAACAGATGAAACGGCTGATCGAAGCGATGGGAGGAAAGCCTGCTCATGTCATTGACGATACCGCCCATCTCATGGGGGGGTGCCGCATGGGAAAAGATCCCGCCACGTCCGTCGTCGATGAGTACGGCCAGACCCATGATATTCCCAACCTGTTTATAGCGGGGGCAGCCACATTTGTTACCTCCAGCGGCAGCAACCCGACCAATACCGTGATGGCGCTGGCCGCACGGACCGCGGACAGGCTGATCCAGGGGATGCGGCATCGCGAATTCTGAGTGCGGGACGTTCACGGTTCTGTCGAATCATATCTTCCCTGCCTTATGCGTGTGTAGTATACTGATAATCAGAAACCGCAAGGCAAAGGTGGGTTTTTATGGACACAGATTTGATGCAGGTGTTGTATTTGTCAGAGATTTACAAGCTGCTCGGTGACAAAACACGCTTGACGATCATGGCACTCTTGCAGGTCCAATCCTTTTGTGTACGAGATCTCGTCGAGATTCTGCAAACGTCCCAACCATCTGTCTCTCAACATTTGGCCAAGCTCAAAACACACGGGCTGGTCAAGGAAAAACGTAAGGGACCGTGGGTGTACTACTCCCTCAACACGGAGTGTCCGCCTGTCATTCGGCAAATTTTACAGCACTTGCCGGATGTATCGCCAATCGTGAAAGTCAAACAGGATGCAGCAGCTCATTCACTCAGATAAGTCATGCGAAAAAAAGCGTTGGATCAGGAAAGATCCAGCGCTTTTTTCAGTTCTTCCTTGTCAAATCCGTGAATGACGGTGCGGTCGCCATTTTCCTCTTCGATCAGCGTGACCGGAGTCATGCTGGCACCCAGGGCGATCGCTTCCTGAAAGTAGGCGTCATTTGCGCGGATGTCGCGGTCTTCGAAGGAAATGTTTTGCTGGGTCAGCCACATTTTTTCCTCCTGGCAAGGTCCGCAGGTTTGCTGCGTATATACGATAACGGTACGAGCCATTTGTCTGATTGCTCCTTTCATACCAGCGGGGATGTATAAACATTCGCGTCCCGCGCGATAAATCCTTCCGGCTTTCTCCAATAGCCTTCCCCTTATGGATGTTTTTGTGCAGCCCCTTTTTTGGAAGGGGTCCGCCCGCATACAAGCTCACCCCTCCGCACACATTATATTCAGCGACGTCGAGGAGGTGAATAGACCATGCCGAAAAGAAACAAAGCTGCTATGAACCAAGCGATGCGTAACCAAACCGAAACCACCACTACCGAGTTTGCAAGCGAAACCAACGTAGCGGAAGTGCGCCGCCAAAACCAGCAATCTGCTGCAAACGCTGCGCAACGCGCTCAGCAGCCTCAACAACCTACGGAATAACAGGACTGGATATTTTCACCCCCCGCTCTTTTGCGGGGGCTGTTTGTTTGTGCACTTGCAACAAGCGGGGGAGAGTGATATGTTGACTGCAAAACCAAGCCAGGGAGAAGTGACGGAATGATTTTGGGCATCGGAACCGATATCGTGGAAATCGCGCGGATACATACGCTCCTCAAGCGGCAGCCCCAGCTGCTGGACCGCATATTGACCGCGGAGGAAAAAGAGCGGCTCACCGGGATGAGCGAAACTAGGCTGGCCGAGCACGTGGCCGGACGTTTTGCGGCCAAAGAAGCGGGCGCCAAGGCCTTGGGGACCGGAATTGGCCGGTTGATCGGCTTTCACGACATGCAGATCGCTTCGACAGCATTGGGAAAGCCGGAAATGACGATCAGTGCAGCGGCCTGCGAAAGGCTGGGCAAAAAAATGGAAAGCCTGCGGATTCATCTCAGCATTTCGCACAGCAAGGAATACGCAGTGGCTCATGTGGTATTGGAAGAAGTAACTGCCGAAAGATGAAAGAACTGCAACTTGTCTGCATATTGGGACGAGGTTGAACATAGATTTATATCGCGTAGATTAGGAGGGACTACCTGTTCTAACAGAATCGGGAAATCTGCTGATCATTGGCGATAGAGCAGTCAACTCAGCCCACGACACGACATGCAGAGAATGACAGGATATGCGCCAATGGAATGAAAGGCTGACAGATTTCCCAGGAAATAGACAGGCGAGCCCTTCTTCGTCGAAAAATGCAGACAAGGAGGAGTTCATTGAATGAAACGGGCAGCACTTCCATTGGCGCTCATGTTGCTTTTCTCTCTGCTGCTCGGCGGCTGCTTTGGTCAAAAGACACCGGAGGACGTTGTCGATGATCTGAGCAGCACGCTGGACAAAATGGCCGGCTACAAGTCACAGGCGGTTCTCACCATGCAAACCAGCTCTACACCGATGGAGTACGATGTGGAGGTCTGGTATGAAAAGCCGACGAACTACCGCGTAGCCCTCACTTCGAAGCAGAGAGGCATCACACAAATTATTCTGCGAAACAACGAAGGTGTTTTTGTACTGACTCCCCATCTGAACAAGAGCTTCCGTTTCCAAAGCGGATGGCCGGAAAACAACGGGCCGTTGTATCTGTACGAAACCCTCGCTCGCAGCATTATCGACGACGCAGAACGCAAGATGAGCATGGATGACAAAGACTATCTCTTTGAGGTAAAAGCCAACTACAGCGGAAACCGTTCGCTGACCAAGCAAAAAATCTGGCTATCCGATGATTTGAAGCCGAAGCGTGCGGAAATCATGGATTCCAATCTGGAGACGCTGGTAAAAATTAACTTCACGGAATTTGTCTTCAATCCGCCGTTTGATAAGGATTCCTTTGACAAGGACCGCAATATGACGGCAAGCTCCATGTCCGTCATTCCGACGATGGCGCAGGCTACCGATTCCGCCCAGCAGCCCAGCAGCCAGTTCGGCGTCATCGTCCCGACGTATCTGCCGGAAGGGGTCAAACAGGGGGACATCGAGCCGGTTACCCGAAATGGTCAAAAGACCGTCGTCCTCCAGTACAAAGGGGCTTACAACTACAAGCTGATCGAATCCCGGCCTACGGAAGCCACCGTCTCCTACGAGCAAGGGATGCCGCTCGATCTCGGATTTACCATCGGTGTGCTGACGCAGACAGCCGACAACCAGCGCTACCTGACATGGGAGCTGGACGGCGTGGAGTTTACGCTGACGGGAGACCTGCCGGAAGAGGAAATGGTGAAGGTCGCGCAGTCCACCTACGGCTTGGGCGGAAAATAAAGATAGGTTGCACTCGCGTACGCGCTCGGTCCCGCTCTGGGGCCGGGCGTTTTTTGACGTAGACGTATAAAAGAGTGCTGGTATCGGGGCTTGGGCGAGAAGAAGCGTGCTTCCCCGAGCCGGTGGCCGCAAGCAAAAGTGCACGTCCCCGGGACGGAGCGGCCGCGAGCTGAAGCGCATTTCCCCGCGGTCTGAAGGGATACCCAGTAATTAGCTTTTGACCTGCGGCACCTGTAAGCACTATTCTAGGTTGATGGGAAAGTGGCTTCTAAAAAAAACGTGTATTCCTCTCGAGTGAATTGACACCTTCTGTCCAAAAGAGATAAAGTCAAAGTAACTATGCGATGAGGTGAAACGGAATACATGAAGAATCAGGCCAATGAAATACTTTATCAAGAAGAATCCGGATACAAGGATCTTCTCTTGCGAAAAAGCATGAAAATGCGGTTGATGGAGACCGTCGCGTTTGTCATCGGCATGCTCCTGTTGTCGTCGTTCTTCAACTCCAAGACGGACACCTTCAAAATCATGGCTTTTGCCATCGCCATCGCTGTTGTCGGACTGGCACCTTTCTTGTACAAATGGGTTCTCCGTCCTACCTACAAGCTGACCAAAACCCACTTGATTATCACCATGAGCGGAAGGGAAGAGAGTTACCCGCTCTCCGAGGTAGAGATGATTTACGAAGGGCGCCACTTCTACAGATTGTCGGGGAAGCGCCATTCGCTGATGGTATCCAAGGTATTTTTGAATAAATTGAATGAACGCTTGTATCTATATCACAAGGGCAAAAAGAGGAGATAGCTGATGAAACCGTTTTGTCGGGATACATGGGTAGAGGTAGATCTGAATGCGATTCGGGCAAATGTCGAAGCCTTTCGCAGACATATTCCAGCAGCTACGGGCATCATGGCCGTCGTCAAGGCAGACGGGTACGGCCACGGAGCGGTTCATGTCGGGCAAGAGGCGCTCTCCAGCGGTGCCGATTCCCTGGCTGTCGCGATGCTGGATGAAGCCGTGGTGCTGCGGGAAGCGGGAATCACGGCGCCGGTATTGGTGCTGGGCTATACGCCGGTCGAATCCGTCGCGATCGCCAGCAGATGGGGGATCGAGCTGACCGCCTCCCATGCGGAATGGGTGGAGCAGGCAGAGGCGGAACTGACTCGCGCGGGAGCCCAGCCGATCGGCATCCACATCAAAACCGACACAGGCATGGGCAGACTGGGCGTGCGAGACGCCGATGAGCTGCTGCAAGTGGTGGAGGCGCTGGAGCATAGTCCCCATCTGAACTGGACGGGAATTTTCACGCACTTTGCCTGCGCGGACGAGGAGGACACGTCTCACGCCCGCGCTCAGCACGAGCGCTTCCAGGCCTTGCTGTCCGCCCTGCGCACTGCCGGCAAAACTCTGCCGCGGGTTCATTGCTGCAATACCGCAGCGGCCATGGTCTTCCCTGAATGGGGGTATGATACGATCCGTTTGGGCATAGGTTTATACGGGTTATATCCTTCGCCTTACCTGAAGCAGCAGGCCGTGCTCCAGCTGACGCCGGCGCTGTCCCTGAAAACGCGCATTGCCCATGTGAAAACTGCGGCAGAAGCGATGACTGTCAGCTATGGGGCTACGTATACCGCCAAACCGGGTGAGACCATCGCGACGCTTCCGATCGGTTACGCGGACGGCTTTTCCCGGTTGTTGTCCAATCGCGGTGCTGTCTTGCATGCAGGCAGCCGCGCGCCGATCGTCGGGAGGGTATGTATGGACCAGATCATGGTCAAGATCCAAAGTGAGACCGCCCAGGTGGGAGACGAGGTTGTCTTGTACGGTCGCCAAGGGATGGAGGAGATCTCCCTCGACGAAGTTGCCGGGCTCGTGGGAACCATCAATTACGAGATACCCTGCATGCTGAACTACCGGATTCCGCGCGTCTATCGCCGGGATGGAGAAGTGACTGAAGTGTTCCACCCTTTGACGATGACGCATAGGCCCGCGCACAGTGTAAATAACTAGCAGATGAAAGCAGGCAGGAATTCAGCGAAAAAGCACGAATACTAGTAGAGCGCAAAAAAGGGTTCTACCCGTAGCGACCGGACAGGTATATTTTTGCAAATGGTTCGACATAATGGTAGTGACTCATACTGGAATGCGGTACACACTGCGATGTAACGGTCATGGTTGGAGGTGGATTCGTCTTGTCAAAGTCAAATACGAAACGTATTATGATTAGCCTGCCACATCACCTTCTTCAGGAAGTGGACGGCGTCATTCAAAAAGAAAAATCCAATCGGAGTGAATTTATTCGCCAGGCAATGCACCTGTATCTGAAGGAGCGCAAAAAACGCGCCATCCGGGAAACGATGCAAAAAGGGTACATGGAAATGGCTAAGATCAACTTGAATATGGCATCGGAGGCATTTGGCGCTGAGGAAGAGGCTGACCATACTCTTGTCCGCTTAGTTAGCGGGGTGTAAGATGTGATTGTCAAACGTGGCGATGTATTTTTCGCGGACCTATCACCGGTTGTCGGCTCTGAACAGGGAGGGGTGCGACCCGTATTAGTCATCCAAAACGATATTGGCAATCGATTTAGTCCGACGGTCATCGTCGCAGCGATCACCGCGCAGATTCAGAAGGCTAAACTGCCGACGCACGTGGAGATTGACGCAAAAATGTATGGATTCGACCGCGACTCCGTCATCTTGCTAGAACAAATCCGAACCATTGATAAGCAGAGGCTGACCGATAAAATCACGCATCTGGACGATGAGATGATGGAGCGTGTCAATGAATCTCTGCAAATCAGCCTGGGCATTATCGACTTTTAACAAAAGAAGATCCGTTCATCTGGCGGCAGGAAGGAAAAACCACTTGATATATTGGCAGGTGGTTTTTTTGCTGTCTGGGCAGGGATTGGCCAAAGGCGCAGCGAAAGGATACTAATAAAAATTTAGACAAAAAATGACACGGGTTCTCTTTTCGAGAGGCTGCTGGCAAGCTTGTAAAATGGAAGGAGTTTCTTGTTGTGACAGGGCTTCATTCACATCAAATTAATATTTCTTCTGAGGCAGACATCGTCACAGCTAGACAAATAGGTCGAAATATGTCGAAAGAACTTGGGTTCGGTACCATTATGCAATCACGAATCGCGACCACCATATCGGAATTGGCGCGAAATATATTTCTATACGCCGGGGACGGCTTTATTCTCCTCGAAGGGCTGGTGGAGGAAAGCCGTGTCGGTTTGAAAATATCTGCGGTGGACCAGGGAGGCGGCATTGCGGATATTCGCAAAGCCATGGAGGATGGCTTCTCTACGTCTGGAGCGCTGGGCGCAGGCTTGCCGGGCGTGAGGCGAATGATGGACGAATTTACTCTGGAGAGCCGTCCCGGGCAAGGCACCAGGGTCGTCGTCGTAAAATGGCTAGAGGGACAAGAGGGGAGATGAGCGCAGACATGGGGCAAGATTCGGAGCTGATGTACACCCGTATTCTGCGCGGTTATCTGGAGGGAAAGAGTGAAGACCAGCTCTACCTGGCCCAGCAGTTTGGAAAGTGGCTCCTCTCCAAGAACATTTCGCCGGAGGAGGTCATCGACATGCATGGCCGTCTGCTGGAGGCGCTGGGAGACGTGCCGCTGTATGTGAGGGACTCCTTTCAGATTCTCACCGAGGTCATGATCGAGTACGGCAACGCCTTTCGCTCCTTTGACAGCTGGCGCAGCCGCCATCAGCAGCTGCAGGCCGAGATTGCAGTCGCTTCCGCCATGCAGCAGACGCTTTTGCCCGAGAGGCTGCCCCAGTGCCCCGGGATGGACATCGGCATGGTCAGCATCGCGGCCAATGAGATGAGCGGCGACTTCTACCACTTTGGTTATGAAGAAGAGGGGCAGTTCTACGTGGCGATCGCCGATATTACGGGAAAAGGCATACCGGCTGCGATGTGCATGTCGATGCTGAGGTACGCCATGGACAGCCTGGGGGAGATGAAGCTGCCTCCCGCTCACATGCTCCGCCATCTGAACAGCGTCGTCGAACGAAATATCGATCCCTGCATGTTCGTGACCATGCAGTACGGCCGGTATGATACGGTCAACCACGTCTTTCGCTACGCGACGGCGGGCCACGAGCCCGGGTTTCTCTATCGGGTGCGGGAGGACCGTTTTTATGATCTGGATGGACGGGGAGCGGCCCTGGGAATTGCGGCGGGGAGCGAGTATCAGGAGTACGTCCTGCAGCTGGAACCGGGGGATTTCCTCGTTCTGTTGACGGATGGCGTGACCGAGCGGAAAATCGACCGCTCCTACATACAAAGAGAAGAACTCATCTCCTATCTGCAGGAAGAGATGCATGTCCCGGCACAGGAGCTGGTGAACCGCCTGTACCAAAGACTGCTGCTTCTCTCTCAGTTTGAGCAGCAGGATGATTACACGATGATCGTGCTTCGGCGAGACCAGGTTAGCAAGGGAGGAGAATGACATGGAACTGACCATGAAAGAGTCCGTTCAGGATGATCAGCATTTTCTCTACGTAGCGGGAGAAATCGATGCCTATACGGTCCCCCGGTTACGAGAGCGGCTGCTCGCTTTGGTGAGTGTCCCTGAGAGAAGACGGGTGACGGTCGACCTGCAAGAGGTGGAGTATATCGACAGCACGGGCATTGGCGCCTTTGTCGCCGCGATGAAGGCGTGCAAGCAGTCCGGTTCCGTGCTGGAAGTGCAAAATCTTTCCCCCCGTGTAGAGAGGTTGTTTCGCATTACCGGCTTATACGAGAGAATCGTGCCTCACAAAGGAGAGAACCACTAATGGGTCAAAAACCTGAGGCTGAAGTCATAGAATTGACATTGCCAGCCCGTTCGGAATACGTCAGCATCGCCAGGCTCACCGTATCCGGAGTGGCGAACCGGATGGGATTCGGCTATGAAGAGATCGAGGACATCAAGCTGGCCGTGGCGGAGGCGTGCACGAACGTGGTGGAGCACGCGTACGGGGAACAGGGATGGGAGCCGTTTCGCATCCTGTGCCGGCTGTATTCCGACCGACTCGTCATCGAGGTGATCGACCGGGGGAAAGGCTTCGGATTTGACGAAAAGCGGGATGGGCTGAAGCCAATTCGCGTCGATATCGACATCGATGAGGTGGTGGAAGGAGGCTTGGGACTGTATCTGATCCACTCCGTCATGGACGAAGTGCGGGTGACGACGGAGGATGGCGTGAAGGTAGCGATGACCAAGTACCTGCGGCAGGATGAGGTGTCTAGCGATGACCGGTCAATCACGAAAACAGAAGCCTAATCGCGAGGAATTGGCGCGGATCGTCAGCGATTACCGGGAGACGGGGGACAGTCGCTTGCAGGAGGAGCTGGTCTGTGCCTATACGCCGCTGGTGGAAGCGCTGGCGAAAAAATTCGTGCGCGGACAGATTCCTTATGAAGACCTGATTCAGGTGGGGATGATCGGGTTGTTGGCGTCCTTCCGGCGGTTTGATCCCGGTTTTGGCCGTTCCTTTGAGAGCTTCGCGGTCCCGACGATTGTCGGCGAGATGAAACGATTTATCCGGGACAAGACGTGGAGCGTCCACGTCCCCCGCCGGGTCAAGGAACTCAGTCCCAAAATCAAGCGGGTCGTGGATGAATTGACCGTCACCCTGCAAAGATCACCGCAGATTTCCGATATCGCTGCCCGACTGGGAGTGACACCGGAAGAAGTCCTGGAGACGCTGGAGATGGGACGCAGCTATCTCTCGCT
This sequence is a window from Brevibacillus composti. Protein-coding genes within it:
- a CDS encoding gluconate 2-dehydrogenase subunit 3 family protein, whose translation is MAKHSHYPTYDVWEENREWDAHTRKIVGQRKTPQVACKFLTKQEALLVQAVASVLIDDHRLEVLTYITQHIDDSLASPIGESQRKVGTPPKKELYRLGLAGIDGESHFLFRTDFVALKREEQQAVMDAIATNKANQATVWSQVAPKDFFKKLLGDVVGAYYSHPLVWSDIGYGGPAYPRGWVRVEKGLVDPWEAKKDGKS
- a CDS encoding GMC family oxidoreductase, with product MESHDRVTHHSDHYDGYRSKQLDKRKYADGADVCIVGAGAAGSVLAYELSQAGLKVVVIEAGPYWNPQTDFASDELAMKNLGWQETRLVEGQNPLRLGHNNSGRGVGGGTVHFTGVFLRFHESDFMTKTVDGVGEDWPIRYQDLAPYYDKIERDIAVSGPDHFPWGAFRGPYPYPVREPISANSQLFREACAKLGMESVVAPLAILSAPFDGRPPCINRGFCNQGCMPNAKYSGLIHHIPKAIQAGAEVLSDCMVTQVLTDGSKVTGVVFQHQGQSYKQTARVYILAGFVVETPRLLLHSATPHFPDGLANSSGWVGKAIMPHSSQDVYGILPEEVRLYKGTPVLALSQHFYETDRDRGFARGYTLNAHGSRPVAMAGSIAHQRQDGTFLWGRALRENMLDYNYYARITLVGEVLPHPDNRVTLSDEKDEYGMPVPKVTFSYGENDKKLINHAIEQMKRLIEAMGGKPAHVIDDTAHLMGGCRMGKDPATSVVDEYGQTHDIPNLFIAGAATFVTSSGSNPTNTVMALAARTADRLIQGMRHREF
- a CDS encoding ArsR/SmtB family transcription factor, producing the protein MDTDLMQVLYLSEIYKLLGDKTRLTIMALLQVQSFCVRDLVEILQTSQPSVSQHLAKLKTHGLVKEKRKGPWVYYSLNTECPPVIRQILQHLPDVSPIVKVKQDAAAHSLR
- a CDS encoding glutaredoxin family protein, with translation MARTVIVYTQQTCGPCQEEKMWLTQQNISFEDRDIRANDAYFQEAIALGASMTPVTLIEEENGDRTVIHGFDKEELKKALDLS
- a CDS encoding gamma-type small acid-soluble spore protein; translated protein: MPKRNKAAMNQAMRNQTETTTTEFASETNVAEVRRQNQQSAANAAQRAQQPQQPTE
- the acpS gene encoding holo-ACP synthase, which produces MILGIGTDIVEIARIHTLLKRQPQLLDRILTAEEKERLTGMSETRLAEHVAGRFAAKEAGAKALGTGIGRLIGFHDMQIASTALGKPEMTISAAACERLGKKMESLRIHLSISHSKEYAVAHVVLEEVTAER
- a CDS encoding DUF4367 domain-containing protein → MKRAALPLALMLLFSLLLGGCFGQKTPEDVVDDLSSTLDKMAGYKSQAVLTMQTSSTPMEYDVEVWYEKPTNYRVALTSKQRGITQIILRNNEGVFVLTPHLNKSFRFQSGWPENNGPLYLYETLARSIIDDAERKMSMDDKDYLFEVKANYSGNRSLTKQKIWLSDDLKPKRAEIMDSNLETLVKINFTEFVFNPPFDKDSFDKDRNMTASSMSVIPTMAQATDSAQQPSSQFGVIVPTYLPEGVKQGDIEPVTRNGQKTVVLQYKGAYNYKLIESRPTEATVSYEQGMPLDLGFTIGVLTQTADNQRYLTWELDGVEFTLTGDLPEEEMVKVAQSTYGLGGK
- the alr gene encoding alanine racemase, with product MKPFCRDTWVEVDLNAIRANVEAFRRHIPAATGIMAVVKADGYGHGAVHVGQEALSSGADSLAVAMLDEAVVLREAGITAPVLVLGYTPVESVAIASRWGIELTASHAEWVEQAEAELTRAGAQPIGIHIKTDTGMGRLGVRDADELLQVVEALEHSPHLNWTGIFTHFACADEEDTSHARAQHERFQALLSALRTAGKTLPRVHCCNTAAAMVFPEWGYDTIRLGIGLYGLYPSPYLKQQAVLQLTPALSLKTRIAHVKTAAEAMTVSYGATYTAKPGETIATLPIGYADGFSRLLSNRGAVLHAGSRAPIVGRVCMDQIMVKIQSETAQVGDEVVLYGRQGMEEISLDEVAGLVGTINYEIPCMLNYRIPRVYRRDGEVTEVFHPLTMTHRPAHSVNN
- a CDS encoding CopG family ribbon-helix-helix protein, giving the protein MVGGGFVLSKSNTKRIMISLPHHLLQEVDGVIQKEKSNRSEFIRQAMHLYLKERKKRAIRETMQKGYMEMAKINLNMASEAFGAEEEADHTLVRLVSGV
- a CDS encoding type II toxin-antitoxin system PemK/MazF family toxin, which codes for MIVKRGDVFFADLSPVVGSEQGGVRPVLVIQNDIGNRFSPTVIVAAITAQIQKAKLPTHVEIDAKMYGFDRDSVILLEQIRTIDKQRLTDKITHLDDEMMERVNESLQISLGIIDF
- a CDS encoding anti-sigma regulatory factor is translated as MSKELGFGTIMQSRIATTISELARNIFLYAGDGFILLEGLVEESRVGLKISAVDQGGGIADIRKAMEDGFSTSGALGAGLPGVRRMMDEFTLESRPGQGTRVVVVKWLEGQEGR
- a CDS encoding PP2C family protein-serine/threonine phosphatase yields the protein MGQDSELMYTRILRGYLEGKSEDQLYLAQQFGKWLLSKNISPEEVIDMHGRLLEALGDVPLYVRDSFQILTEVMIEYGNAFRSFDSWRSRHQQLQAEIAVASAMQQTLLPERLPQCPGMDIGMVSIAANEMSGDFYHFGYEEEGQFYVAIADITGKGIPAAMCMSMLRYAMDSLGEMKLPPAHMLRHLNSVVERNIDPCMFVTMQYGRYDTVNHVFRYATAGHEPGFLYRVREDRFYDLDGRGAALGIAAGSEYQEYVLQLEPGDFLVLLTDGVTERKIDRSYIQREELISYLQEEMHVPAQELVNRLYQRLLLLSQFEQQDDYTMIVLRRDQVSKGGE
- a CDS encoding STAS domain-containing protein — its product is MELTMKESVQDDQHFLYVAGEIDAYTVPRLRERLLALVSVPERRRVTVDLQEVEYIDSTGIGAFVAAMKACKQSGSVLEVQNLSPRVERLFRITGLYERIVPHKGENH
- the rsbW gene encoding anti-sigma B factor RsbW gives rise to the protein MGQKPEAEVIELTLPARSEYVSIARLTVSGVANRMGFGYEEIEDIKLAVAEACTNVVEHAYGEQGWEPFRILCRLYSDRLVIEVIDRGKGFGFDEKRDGLKPIRVDIDIDEVVEGGLGLYLIHSVMDEVRVTTEDGVKVAMTKYLRQDEVSSDDRSITKTEA
- the sigB gene encoding RNA polymerase sigma factor SigB: MTGQSRKQKPNREELARIVSDYRETGDSRLQEELVCAYTPLVEALAKKFVRGQIPYEDLIQVGMIGLLASFRRFDPGFGRSFESFAVPTIVGEMKRFIRDKTWSVHVPRRVKELSPKIKRVVDELTVTLQRSPQISDIAARLGVTPEEVLETLEMGRSYLSLSMDSELDADCEGNTFTLFDLIGSEDEGYQHIDQHLLLDRALQVLDHREKEIIQLTFYENLSQKQAGDLLGMSQMHVSRLQRRALAKLREALRVDQEEYYT